The Corynebacterium renale genome includes a region encoding these proteins:
- a CDS encoding DMT family transporter, translated as MNKTTPGAVGTSSSNYLPVKPVGHGKAVLIIALGTAMLAFTPIWVKATNMDPATQAFLRVSIGFLCLLPFGIWEIKRKGALPKKGITYSVVAGLFLGVDFTCWNYSIFYVGAGIAAILLNLQVIVVPMLTAIFDKYKIPKVFLILVPIMVVGVLLTGGVFEPAEASTGPEEILGIKTATLGTILGLTSGICYSFYLYFSRKAGTTAPRKDLYVQPMMYTFAAQMVAPTLWAFTGSPRGGFDFKYGVFDKNGQLPMGDPWNDLGAELTGWNWFHLISLAVVGQAMAWTFVQWGTVWLEPVLSAGILLLSPVSSVVIAWPLFGEIPSALQWVGIVLILGTVMYQNGLFDSMFGKKKKSGDVGNPEDNIDDELVREGLAPGHSPDEATPLRDQK; from the coding sequence GTGAATAAGACAACTCCAGGTGCGGTAGGCACCTCCTCCAGCAATTACCTGCCGGTTAAGCCGGTAGGGCACGGGAAGGCTGTGCTGATCATTGCGCTCGGTACTGCCATGCTGGCTTTCACTCCAATCTGGGTGAAGGCGACCAACATGGACCCTGCAACGCAGGCCTTCCTCCGTGTTTCCATCGGTTTCCTCTGCTTGCTCCCATTCGGTATTTGGGAGATCAAGCGTAAGGGCGCACTTCCTAAGAAGGGCATTACTTACTCTGTCGTCGCGGGTCTGTTCCTTGGTGTTGACTTCACCTGCTGGAACTACTCCATTTTCTATGTCGGCGCCGGTATTGCGGCGATTCTGCTGAACCTGCAGGTCATCGTTGTGCCTATGCTGACCGCGATCTTCGACAAGTACAAGATTCCTAAGGTCTTCCTCATTCTCGTGCCAATCATGGTCGTCGGTGTTCTGTTGACCGGTGGTGTCTTCGAGCCTGCTGAGGCGTCGACTGGCCCAGAAGAGATTCTTGGCATCAAGACCGCAACCCTGGGTACCATCCTGGGTCTGACCTCCGGTATCTGCTACTCCTTCTACCTGTACTTCTCCCGTAAGGCCGGTACCACGGCTCCTCGTAAGGACCTCTACGTCCAGCCGATGATGTACACCTTCGCGGCGCAGATGGTTGCTCCTACCCTGTGGGCCTTCACCGGTTCCCCACGTGGTGGCTTCGACTTCAAGTACGGCGTATTCGACAAGAACGGCCAGCTGCCAATGGGCGACCCATGGAACGACCTGGGCGCAGAGCTCACCGGCTGGAACTGGTTCCACCTGATCTCCCTGGCTGTTGTTGGTCAGGCTATGGCATGGACCTTCGTTCAGTGGGGTACGGTCTGGCTGGAGCCAGTGCTGTCCGCGGGTATCCTCCTGCTCTCCCCAGTGTCCTCCGTTGTTATCGCTTGGCCGCTGTTCGGCGAGATCCCGTCTGCTCTGCAGTGGGTTGGTATCGTCCTGATTCTGGGTACGGTTATGTACCAGAACGGCCTCTTCGACTCGATGTTCGGTAAGAAGAAGAAATCTGGCGACGTTGGTAACCCCGAAGACAACATCGACGACGAGCTCGTCCGTGAAGGTCTCGCACCGGGTCACTCCCCAGATGAGGCAACGCCACTTCGCGATCAGAAGTAA
- a CDS encoding DUF3662 and FHA domain-containing protein, with amino-acid sequence MSLMGRLAKFDSSLQRGLDNAFALVFGGKVVPAEIEEALKQEMDDNAFTATSTAAFSDGNAADTFTQVPNVFHVGVAAADFASLQEENPRLPVDFADQLGRFCRNQGWAVAGPVVVVIAEESGLRSGQLRVSSFSNERPQDSSGFEALAQFEAQAGTQADAEVELSEEDSVDTNAPSTEFIAVPNPAQEQSEKPEPQVSEPVVTLLLQDGSSRTYVVKDGSNIIGRATDADFRLPDTGVSRQHAEITWNGQDAVLVDLQSTNGTTVNDTPIENWLLADGDVITIGHSHIEVRITTAPVGV; translated from the coding sequence ATGTCGTTGATGGGTCGTTTGGCTAAGTTCGACAGTTCTTTGCAGCGGGGTCTTGATAATGCTTTCGCGTTGGTGTTTGGCGGCAAGGTTGTGCCTGCGGAGATTGAGGAAGCCCTCAAGCAGGAGATGGACGATAATGCGTTTACCGCCACCTCCACCGCCGCGTTCTCGGATGGGAACGCGGCGGATACGTTCACGCAGGTGCCGAATGTTTTTCACGTGGGCGTCGCGGCCGCGGATTTTGCTTCGTTGCAGGAGGAGAATCCGCGGTTGCCTGTAGATTTCGCGGATCAGCTGGGGCGTTTTTGTCGCAATCAGGGCTGGGCAGTTGCTGGGCCGGTGGTTGTGGTGATCGCTGAGGAGTCTGGTTTGCGGTCGGGTCAGTTGCGGGTGTCGTCGTTTAGCAATGAGCGACCGCAGGATTCGAGTGGTTTTGAGGCCTTGGCCCAGTTTGAGGCCCAGGCTGGTACGCAGGCGGACGCCGAAGTTGAACTTTCTGAGGAGGATTCCGTGGATACCAATGCACCGTCGACAGAGTTTATTGCCGTGCCGAATCCGGCGCAGGAGCAGTCTGAGAAGCCGGAGCCGCAGGTGTCTGAGCCCGTCGTGACGCTGCTTTTGCAGGATGGTTCGTCGCGGACGTATGTGGTCAAGGATGGGTCGAACATTATTGGCCGTGCTACGGATGCGGATTTCCGCCTGCCGGATACGGGTGTGTCGCGTCAGCATGCGGAGATTACGTGGAATGGGCAGGATGCGGTGCTCGTTGATTTGCAGTCGACGAATGGCACCACGGTCAATGACACTCCGATTGAGAATTGGTTGCTTGCCGACGGCGACGTCATCACCATCGGCCATTCGCACATAGAGGTTCGTATCACCACCGCACCCGTCGGTGTGTAA